TCGTCATCATCGCCAAGCGATGTTTTATCAAGTCGTCACCTGATAAAAAACCCGATTTCCTGGATAAGCCTAAAATCAAGTTTACCATCATCGCCTTAGCCATCATAGGCATCGTCTGCATCCTTTACGGCTACTTTATCGAACCGAACTGGATAAAGGTTACCAATCTTAAATTAGTTTCTCCTAAAATAGGCGGCGGAGGCAAAACCGTCCGGATTGTCCATATCTCGGATTTGCATATCGAATCTGAAGGCCGGCGCGAGCTGGCCGCGCCGGAACTGATAAATAGCCAAAACCCTCAAATTATTATCCTGACCGGCGATTACCTCAACGACGAAAAAGGCCGTCTCTATCTGGCAAACTTCCTATCCAAACTCAAAGCGCCCTACGGCATCTATGCCGTGCCGGGTAATTTCGAGTGGCGCTACAAAAGCGATGACATCCTGGCCGCAAACGGAGTCCTGTCAGGCAACAACATCAGCATCAACCTGGATAACCTTAATGTATGCCTGTATCTCTGCGGACTGAATAGTCCAACCCTACCCGAAACGCTCGATCCTAAGCAGTATAACATATTTGTATTCCACAGCCCAGACCTGATACCCGAAGCCACGGCAAAGGGATTTGACCTGTATCTGGGCGGGCATACGCACGGCGGCCAGGTGCGTCTGCCCTTTTACGGCGCCCTGATTACATTCTCTAAATATGGCAAAAAATACGAGATGGGTTATTATAAGGAAAACCACATGAACGCCTACATCAACAGCGGGCTGGGTATGGAAGGCGGGTTTGCGCCCAGGGTGAGATTCCTGTCCCGGCCGGAAATCGCGATCATAGATATTGTGACACCAGAATGAATAATTATCAGTCTGCTTGGCAAGAAAAGGCAAATCTTCTGCCGGATGAGATATTCAGCCGGATAAACCCGGCTGTTTTAACCTCGGCATTAAAGCTCAGGGCCTTCATTTCCGGCCCCGGCGCCGAGTTATTCCTGCCCCGGCTGGCCAACACCAAGGTCTTCCTGGTCAACCCGCTGGCGCCGCCGCCGGAGGGACATACGGCCACCGTGCTCAAAGGCGAGCCACTAACCAAACTCGGCGTATTCCCGCCGGAAACTTTCCACCTGGTCGTAAGCCTCTGGGATATCCAGACTAAACCGGCAGAGGCGTTCAAAACCATATACAAATCGCTCAAGAAAACAGGATTTGCCGGCATCGTTACTCTCCAGGACAACGCCCCGAAAGTCCCCTTAAACATATTCAAAAGCATATTACGCCGCCACCGCGATTGGTCCTTGCGGATGTTCGAATCGGAATTGCCGCCGTCCAAAGACCATCTCCGGGCCATGCTTGACAAATCCGGCTTCGGCGATGTCCGGGTCTGGAAAGACGCCATCACCTGCGACTATAAAACGGCACAAGATGTCTACGATGAACTTACCCAAAAGACCAGCGGTCTGTTTAGGGATGAAATCCTTCCGGCGGTGCGGAACACCATCAGGCAGGAGTTCCTGAAAGAAATGTCCAGCCAATCGCTTCAGGTCAAATACGATTTCCTCGGCGCGGTCTGCCGCAAGTAACCGCCCGTCTAGCGGTCAAAATAAATGCTCTTGCCCGAAGCCGAAATCGGTATGCCCAGGACGTAATCCGAATCTATCAGCTTCATCTGTCGGGCAATAACACCAACACGATACATAATCCGGCTGTCGGCGTTAAGGATACCGGCCGTTTTGGCGGCCGAGCCCAGGGCGATGCCCAAATCCAGCAGGCGGTAAGCGCAGTAAGGCCCCTTAAATTCCGGACCTTCCTTGACAGCCGGCAATTTGGCGCATTCAGGATAGCCGCAGGCGCCGCAGTTAAGCCCGACCGTTTTGGAATCCTTCAACCCGACCAACACCAGCGCGTCCGACTTGGCGATGTTATTGCCGTCCCGGTCGAAGTTCTTCTTTCCGGTCTTGGCGCCGTAGGTAATCATTTCACGGGACAGATTGGCCAGCACCTGGCCGGTAAGTATTTCTATTTTGACGAAATCCTGCCCGGCCGACTTGGGCGCGGTCCGGGCCGCCACGGCCATCATCTGGGCAATGGTTTCAAGGTATTCTTTCATGGTAAATATCCTTTCTTAGTGAATCCATATAACCACAAAGGCACAAAGAACACAAAGAATTATTATATTTTAATTTTCCATATTAAAAAGAAAAGGGCGGATTCAAATCAATGAATCCGCCCTCGAGTATAGCACCCCGGCAGTGACCTACTTTCCCACCGAATAAATCATCAGTAGTATCATTGGCCCCAAGGGCTTAACGGCCGTATTCGAGATGGGAACGGGTGTGGCCCCTTGGGAATTGGACCACCGGGAGTTAAAAATAAAACGTACAATACGCTGGCAGCTTTAAGCAGCTATTACTGCCAGTCATAGCCGGCTTTAACAGCCGACTATATGGGCTCAAGGATAAAAAAGTGGTCAAGACGAACGACCGATTAGTATCCCTCGGCTTAAGCCCTTACAGGCCTTACACCTAGGACCTATCAAACTCGTGGTCTACAAGTGGTCTTAATATCAGAGCCGGCTTGCGCCGGATGATTGGGAAGTCTGATCTTGGGTGGGGTTTCTCACTTAGATGCTTTCAGCGATTATCCCCCCGGACATAGCTACCCAGCGATTACCCTTAGCAGGATAACTGGTACACCAGAGGTCCGTCCATCCTGATCCTCTCGTACTAAAGACAGCGTCCCTCAAACTTCCTACGCCCACACTAGATAGGGACCGACCTGGCTCACGCCGGTCTAAACCCAGCTCACGTACCGCTATTGATCGGCGAACAGCCGAACCCTTGGGACCTTCTCCAGCCCCAGGATGCGATGAGCCGACATCGAGGTGCCAAACGGTGTCGTCGATATGGACTCTTGGACACCATAAGCCTGTTATCCCCAGAGTACCTTTGATCTGTTGAGCGATGGCCTTTCCATTCAGGACCACCGGATCATTAGGGCCTGCTTTCACACCGGTTCGACCTATATGTCTTACCGTTAAGTCCCCTTATACCCTTACGCTCCGCGCACGATTGCCAACCGTGCTGAGGGGACCTTTGCGCTCCTCCGTTACCTTTTTGGAGGAAACCGCCCCAGTTAAACTGCCCGCCTCACACTGTCCTCCTGCCTACACGACAGGGGTTAGGATCCTAATATAATCAGGGTGGTATTTCACCGTTGACTCAGCCCCACCCAAAAGCAGGGCTTCAAAGTCTCCCACCTATCCTACGCAAATTAAATCAAAACCCAATATGAGGGTACAGTAAAGGTTCATGGGGTCTTTCCGTCTAAGTGCGGGCAAGCGGTATCTTCACCGCTGCTGCAATTTCGCCGAGCTCCTCTTAGAGACACCGGCCAAGTGATTACGCTATTCATGCACGTCGGAACTTACCCGACAAGGAACTTCGCTACCTTAGGACCGTCATAGTTACGGCCGCCTTTTACTGGGGCTTCAGTTAGCAGCTTCGCAGCCTTACGGCCACTAACCGCACTCCTTAACCTTCCAGCACTGGGCAAGCGTCGGTCTGTATACGTCGTCTTACGGCTTAGCACAGACCTGTGTTTTTAATAAACAGTTCCCCGGCCCGCTTTATTGAAATCTCGGCTCGCTCCATCAGCAAGTGACTTCACCAGCCAAGACACCCCTTGTCCCGAAGTTACGGGGCCATTTTGCCTAGTTCCTTTAAGAGGATTCTCTCGAACGCCTTAGGATTCTCTCCTCGCCTACCTGTGTCGGTTTTGGTACGGTTACTCCAAGCACTCCCAACCGAGGCTTTTCTCGTGAGCATGGCGTTTGCCACTTCCACCCTTGCGGGTTTCCCCTGTTCCCTCAGAGATAGCAGAAGAGCGGATTTACCTACCCTTCTCCCCTAGTCGAACAGGCCCAACATTTCTGATCGTTGGGACAACATAGCCTTCTCCACCCCCCCTGTTGGTTCTTTATCGCGCCTGGAATAGTTGCCGAATATTAACGGCATTTCCATCAGCTACGCCTTTCGGCCTCACCTTAGGCACCGACTAACCCTGGGCGGAGTTACCTTCCCCAGGAAACCTTAGGCTTACGGCGTTCCGATTTCTCATCGGAATTGTCACGCTACTTATGTCCGGATAATCGCTTCTAAACTGTTCATGGAACTTCACAATTCCACTTTGTCCTGTTTAGAACGCTCCCCTACCACTCGTTTAGTATCGCTACCAAACGAATCCACGGCGTCGGTAACGAGCTTAGGCCCGATAATTCTTGGCGCAAAAATGCTCGGCCAGTAAGCTGTTACGCACTTTTTAAATGATGGCTGCTTCTAAGCCAACATCCTGGCTGTCTTAGCACCTTTACTTCCTTCTTCACTTAGCTCGTTTTAGGGACCTTAGCCGGTGGTCTGGACTGTTTTCCTCTCGAGTACGAAGCTTAGCCCTCGCACTCTGACTCCCATGGTTTGTTGCAATGGCATTCGGAGTTTGATTGGGTAAGGTAGTCGGGTAGACCCCTGTAACCCATTCAGTATCTCTACCTCCACTGCATATCCATGAGGCTAGCCCCAAAGCTATTTCGGGGAGAACCAGCTATTAGCCAGTTTGATTAGCCTTTTACTCCTACCCACAGATCACGGGATAACTTTTCAACGTTATACCCTAGCGGTCCTCCATACCGAGATTATCGGTACTTCAACCTGCCCATGGGTAGATCACTGGCTTTCGGGTCTATCCCGATGAACTAAACGCGCTTTTAACACTCGGTTTCCCTACGCCTCCTCCAGATGCTTTCGCAGCAGGATTAAGCTTGCTCATCAGGTATAACTCCCGGACTCATTATCCAAAAGGCACGCCATCACCCCACCGAAGCGAGGCTCTGACAGTTTGTAAGCACATAGTTTCAAGTTCTATTTCACTCCCCTTCCGGGGTTCTTTTCACCGTTCGCTCGCGCTACTTGTTCACTATCGGTTATCAGGTAGTATTTAGCCTTAGCCCATGGTCGGGCCAGATTCACACCCGTTTTCCCGTGGCGGGTGGTACTTGGGAAACACTCAGAAAAGATCCTGACCCTTTCACCGACGGGACTATCACCCTCTTTGGTCTGCCGTTTCAGGACAGTTTGGTTAGGATAGGATTTTGTAACTCTTCCTCCGGTCTGTGTACCAGAACGAATATTCCCGCGACCCCGTATACGCAACGCACACAGGCTTGACACATATACGGTTTAGGCTTTTTCCCGTTCGCTCGCCGCTACTGAGGAAATCAATGTCTTTTTCTTTTCCAGCAGGTACTGAGATGTTTCACTTCCCTGCGTTGGCAAACCGACTTGCGTCGGAGTATTCCGCCTTACGACGGAATGGGTTCCCCCATTCGGAAATCCCCGGATTATAGCCTGCTTGGTGGCTCCCCGAGGCTTATCGCAACCTGCTACGTCCTTCATCGCCTCCCGATACCAAGGTATCCACTATGTGCCCTTAGTAGCTTGACCACTTTTTTATCCTAAAGCCCATTGTTATTGCACTAATTACCAAATTTTCAAAGAACGACCTTAACTGCCGGGACTATTCCCCTGTTACAAGGAATAATTTTATCGGCAAACAAGTCTGGTACATTAGCAAACGGAAAAGTCCTTGTCAAGTATTTTTATTGTTTTATAAAAAAATATATTAACCGCGGATTTTACGGGTTTAATAAATTTACTATTATACATTTAATCAGACAAATATGCAGTTTGTGTTTATTCATGATTTTATAGATAACACCTTATGCGAATCACGATCAAAACCATTCAAAATTTTAGGGGCTTGACTGTACTTACCCTGAAACAAACCAAAATCTGCCCTGCAAAAATGGCATATCCACTATGAAATGCCAAGGTGTACAGAAATTGATTTATAGTAGTTATGAATAAGATTTATGATGGTTACGGACAGAATTCATAGTGATTATGAATAAGATTTATACTAGTTATGGGCATGATTTATGATGCTTATGAATAAGATTTATAGTGGTTATGGACAGGATTTATAATGGTTATGAACAGAATTTATGATGGTTATGAATAAAACTTATAGTAGTTACGAACAGGATTTATACTGGTTATAAATAAAACTTATAGTGGTTATGAACAGGATTAATAATGGTTATGAATAAGATTTATAGTGGTTATGAACAGGATTTATAATGGTTACGAATAAGACTTATAATGGTTATTAACAAGATTTATAGTGGTTATGGATAAGTATCCAGGTGGTATAGGGGTAGGGTACCCCCACCCCCTTGAGCCAAATATGCATTATATTAGGATTTAGGCGCGAAAAAAAACTTATTTGCCGAAAACAGCACATGGGAAAGGGCTAAATTACTGCGTTATTATGCCAGAGACAGCATGCCAAAGGCAGACAAGAATTCCGTTTCGAGAGAACAAAATCCAGTGGTCTATCCCGCCTACCACCCCTACTCACACTTTTCCCTTATCAGGCTTCGAGCGGTGGCGCCAGAATTCTATGGCCACCGGCAGTACGGAAATGATTATTATGGCCAGTATCACCAGCGAAAAGTTGTTCTTGACGAACGGCACATTGCCGAAATAGTATCCGGCGCCGATGAAAAGCCCCACCCATAAAACGGCGCCGATGACGTTGGCCGTAAAGAAATACAAATAGCCCATCTTGCCCATGCCGGCCACGAACGGCGCAAAGGTGCGGACAATCGGAACGAACCGGGTCAGGATGATGGTCTTGCGCCCGTGCTTTTCGTAAAACCGGTGCGTCCGGTCCAGGTATTCTTTCCTGAATATGCGGGATTTATCGTCCTTGAACAGCCTCTGGCCGAACAGTCGGCCAACGGCGTAGTTGACGGTGTTGCCGATTATGGCCGCCGCGGTCAGCAATAGGAACAGCCACCAGGAATTGAAAGAACCGGTGGCGGCAAACGCGCCGGCCGCAAAGAGCAATGAATCACCGGGCAGGAACGGCGTGACCACGAATCCGGTCTCAGAGAAAATAATCAAGGCCAGCAGGCCGTAAGACCATACCCCGAAGTTCTGGATGATAACACTGAGGTATTTGTCCACGTGGAGGACGAAATCTATGCCGTTTTTAATAAAGTCCATTTTCTTTTACCTTTATTATTACAAGAGGCTACTCTCTGCCAATAACTCGTTATACTCGAACTGCCCTAATCCCACTCCGCTACGCTTCGGGGATAACGTGGCAGTAACTCGCTTCGCTCGAACTGCCACTAACCCCCCAGGTACGCTTCTATAACCTTAGGATTATGCAACAACGCCTGGGCTTTGTCAGTCAGGGTTATCCGGCCGGTTTCCATAACATATCCGCGATGGGCCACCTGCAACGCCATCCGGGCGTTCTGCTCGACCAGCAATATAGTCGTGCCGGACTTGTTTAATTCTTTGATTATGTCGAATATCCGGGTGACGATGATGGGCGCCAGGCCGAGCGACGGCTCGTCCAGCAACAACAGCTTGGGCCGGGCCATCAGCGCCCGGGCGATGGCCAGCATCTGCTGTTCACCGCCGGAAAGAGTACCGCCCAACTGGCCGGACCGCTCTTTCAATATCGGGAACAGCCCGAAAACCCGCTCCAGGTCCGGCTTGATGGCCTCGGTATCGGTCCGGACGAATGCGCCCATCTGCAGGTTTTCCAGCACGGTCAGGCGCGGGAAGATGCGCCGGCCTTCGGGTATCTGGGCGATACCTTTGGCCACTATCTGGTGCGCCGGCAGATGGTCTATCGGCTGACCCTCGAAGGTTATCGATCCACGACTGAGCTGGTTGATGCCGGATATAGCCATCAGGGTGGTGGTCTTGCCGGCCCCGTTGGCGCCGATGATGGTGACAATTTCGCCGGCATTGACCTCGAAGGAGATTCCCTTCAAAACCTCTATCGGCCCGTACCCGCTATGTATGTCAGTCAGTTTGAGCATAATCAATACAACCACGAAAACACGAAATAACTAAATCACTAAATATTTCGCATCTTCTTACTTTCGCGCTTTCGTGGTAAAATTAGTGGTTGTTATCCTTTCCTAAATAGGCCTCTATTACCTTGGGGTCGCACTGGACGTCTTTGCAGGTGCCTTCGGCTATCTTTACGCCGTGGTCAAGCACGCAGACCCGGTCGGAGATACCCATAACCACCTTCATATGATGCTCTATCAGGAGCACGGTGATGCCGCTGTCGCGTATCTTGCGTATCAGTGCCATCAGCTCGTTGGTCTCGGTCGGGTTCATCCCGGCGCCAGGCTCATCCAGGCACAACAGTTGCGGACGGGTG
This Candidatus Brocadiia bacterium DNA region includes the following protein-coding sequences:
- a CDS encoding DedA family protein, encoding MDFIKNGIDFVLHVDKYLSVIIQNFGVWSYGLLALIIFSETGFVVTPFLPGDSLLFAAGAFAATGSFNSWWLFLLLTAAAIIGNTVNYAVGRLFGQRLFKDDKSRIFRKEYLDRTHRFYEKHGRKTIILTRFVPIVRTFAPFVAGMGKMGYLYFFTANVIGAVLWVGLFIGAGYYFGNVPFVKNNFSLVILAIIIISVLPVAIEFWRHRSKPDKGKV
- a CDS encoding DUF2148 domain-containing protein, producing the protein MKEYLETIAQMMAVAARTAPKSAGQDFVKIEILTGQVLANLSREMITYGAKTGKKNFDRDGNNIAKSDALVLVGLKDSKTVGLNCGACGYPECAKLPAVKEGPEFKGPYCAYRLLDLGIALGSAAKTAGILNADSRIMYRVGVIARQMKLIDSDYVLGIPISASGKSIYFDR
- a CDS encoding metallophosphoesterase, encoding MLNLLELVTAALFIGVVFSVFTAGFIVIIAKRCFIKSSPDKKPDFLDKPKIKFTIIALAIIGIVCILYGYFIEPNWIKVTNLKLVSPKIGGGGKTVRIVHISDLHIESEGRRELAAPELINSQNPQIIILTGDYLNDEKGRLYLANFLSKLKAPYGIYAVPGNFEWRYKSDDILAANGVLSGNNISINLDNLNVCLYLCGLNSPTLPETLDPKQYNIFVFHSPDLIPEATAKGFDLYLGGHTHGGQVRLPFYGALITFSKYGKKYEMGYYKENHMNAYINSGLGMEGGFAPRVRFLSRPEIAIIDIVTPE
- a CDS encoding ABC transporter ATP-binding protein, translated to MLKLTDIHSGYGPIEVLKGISFEVNAGEIVTIIGANGAGKTTTLMAISGINQLSRGSITFEGQPIDHLPAHQIVAKGIAQIPEGRRIFPRLTVLENLQMGAFVRTDTEAIKPDLERVFGLFPILKERSGQLGGTLSGGEQQMLAIARALMARPKLLLLDEPSLGLAPIIVTRIFDIIKELNKSGTTILLVEQNARMALQVAHRGYVMETGRITLTDKAQALLHNPKVIEAYLGG